GAATTAACAAGAAAAATCAAGTTTGCATTTTATTTACTAATGTATAACGTCTATCTGCGATTGCAAGAGCCTTTGAGAATAGACGTTACATTATATTAACATATGTCTAACATTCATTCAAATTGATTGAATAATCTTATTCATCTTTGTCAGTGCGTCTAATGCGTTCTGACACAAATATATGTCGTTGTGATGCCTTGGTGTTGGCATTTGAATATGTTCTTGGTTAGAGTTTATTCGAATGAACGTCGTTCTGTGACCGGCCTTTCTAAAGCAAGAAACAAGTTCCTCTGATTTATTCCTAACCTTCCTCATCTGGACACCACATCCGATTTCAAGAATAACAATGGACTTATGAGATGGTATGTCAGCTAGCTGCTTATCCATCCGCTCCTCCTGCTGTCGGGTGTACGCTCCGAGCCAGCGGCCGTCGACAGCCAAGACGGTGCAAGGACGCGCCGCGTCTCCGCAGTGCCGACAAGTCGGTATGTCCCCGTTGACGGCAAGAGTGGCTTCATCATAGTCCACTGTGACGTCTCTACCGTCCCACACATCACCACAGCATGGCTTGGCACACTGAAACTCATACAGAGATCGATGGCACTCTACTACACGGTCCTTCGGGAACCCAGCCCTCACAAAATGTTGATCGATGTTACTTGTATACACCCACCATCCTGTTTTTGACAAACACCACCTCAAAAGAATGTAGTAGCCCTCATGAGGGGACGCTTTTCGATAGTCGTCCATGCGTTTGCCGTACACTCCCCAAGCAAATGTTGGATCTTTCAGGAAGATGTTGTCGTTCGATATTTCGAAGACGTTCATGTCCAGATGGGCTATCTCTGGCAGTGCTTTGTGGATGTCCACAAAGTCTGGGATGCCACTGTCTACGCTCAGACCTGCACCGGCCATGACGATAAGGACATCGCTCGTTCTAATCGATCTCGCAGCAGACGACAGCACTTGATCCATTTTCTAATGATAAATAAGACTGAATTGCGATGTAGACGCGAATTCAATGGTGAGTTCAACAGTAAGAGAAATTACCATGTAGAGACTAAACAAGTAGAAACCCCAGAACGTCCGTCTTTCCGTCACCTTTTATTCACACTCACATGACTGACCCGGCCTGCCCGGCCTGCAATTTCAATCATGATATCCAGGAATaacaagggcgtaggctggtttgATCATGGGCAGGTGGAACTCAAAAGTGGTATGGGGGTGTACATcatggggaggtggaactaaataAATTTTGGAAAATCAGCTTTTGAAAACTGAAGAAAGGGTATacaaatttcgttttgcttgccagtgtcggaactACGTGCACCCAATGCACTCCCAGCCTTCGCCCttgaataaaattgatattgtgatgtcatattcataaaaaaacgATAACAATTGGCTAGTATTTGACTTTGATACTCCAAGTCCAAAGTCCATGAGTGCCGGTAATGTGTGTACGGCGATTGAGCAGGACCACTGATGTACAGTATATTAACTGCATGttgattatcatgatgattGCTGACCATTCTTTCAATACGTTGCAACGCATCTAGGGCGTACGTACACTAACAATTTCGGTGGGGCTTCGACCTGGGGCGCGCGCTTGATGAATTTTGGACGTTGGTTTATTCAACTTTAAAAATGACTCATCGTGGGCAGCGTAATGTACGTGGGAGACTATACTGATCTGAGTGAGCAGTTACTGAGACTCCCTCCCTTTCCCGGCCCAAAACTGATGCTATTTTGCGAGGGAGCATAGCAGCCGAGcgcgaaaaaaaatcacatattcAAAATGCATGAGAATGTTTTTCataaccatttcatctaatagatagataaatggtacttattgtgataaaaattcaattagcagccaaaggctgaattacatgaatttgtacagagtaaaatttcagtaaacaaacaggcgaaacagtaaaaaaaaaaaataataataataataacaaagtaTACTAATGTATAATATTGGAAAGGGGATACAAAGAGAAAAGTATACAGAGGGAGAAGTAATGTCAAAAGCAGGAATGGGGAAAGGTTAGGAGTAGACTAAATGTATATACctttaacataatgaacataatataacataatatgacCAGTCAGGCACTGATGGGTGTTGTAGATGCAAGGCATGTTATTCCACTTCACGATAATGGGAACTAGAGTAAAGAAGGGGCTTGTCTTGTTACTCTtcacttattttattttatttactttacttATACGGGAGTAATAAGCCAAGTGAATGagtgaaaaaaaagttcagtTTAAAGAGCGATgttttcaaattttaggaacCTTTGAACGTCAATACTATATATGGTATAATAATGCGGCAGGGAATTGGGGTTGCATGGCAcgtttttatattgatttgttctacatgtatatgtatttattagtattttttcatattgtaatgttaatttcattcatttgtctTTAGGGACTCCGGGGAAGAACAGGATGGCTATCAATAGCCAATCTGAAACGGGTCTATCCCTACGATTTTGTGTTACATGCGttgttaattaattaattgtttgATTAATGTTACattgttatattgtttttaattaCTTGATCAtgtaatgtttattttgtttatatttatgcatttttaatcGTGAATAAAAACCAACCAACCTCCTTATCCACTCGCCAATGGaagtgcctcccccccccccccccggtatgaATGAATTTTAGGAGTGATACCAAGCATTTAGAACACTTCATTATGAACTACTTGACGAATGTGCGTCTATACTAGCCTACAACAtctttaaaggaaaagtccaccccaacaaaaagttgatataCACAAAGAGAGAAAAACCCAACAAATATAAAACTGAAgatttcgtcaaaatcggatgcaaaatatgaaagttatgaggTTTTTTAGGTTTCGCTTAattgcaaatgaggagactgatgacgtcatccactcactattcttttgttttttattatatgaaatattctgattttctcctcactatcaagtgaaacaacgattaattcctccctgaacatgtggaattagcattgtttatacTATATctgtatatggttcagtcaagttggttcttatggtcaaatcagtaaaaatggaatattgtataattcaaaaaaaaaaaaacaagagaaatagtgagggacatcatcagtTGTCTCATTGCATGtcactaagttgtgcatatcactgttctgtgaaaaataagcgaaactttaaaatgtcatattttcattattttacatctgattttgatgaaattttcagcgccgttattctagtttgatttttctctatttattcaaatcaacatttttctgaggggTTTGACCTTTAATGAATGGAATACTCAATAGGCAGATAGGCTGCAAAATAACGTGACCCCAATAGAGTATTGTAGAGaatagagtaaaaaaaatatgtaaacaagGGCGTCGATCCTTGGGGAGGAGCAATCGCTCCCCATGAAAATATTGGAGGCAAACATATCTATTGGCCCCTCAAATCATTTTAACAgctttaaaatattataataacaaatttgtcaatatttttcgGCGCACTGAAAGCACGcctaaaattgttgatattttttttattcaccccccccccctccctccatccGAATTATGGATCGACATCCTGACTCTAAACTATATGTTTAAAATCTCGATCAGGGACAATATAGCGACCGAGCCATTTTCTCAACACAGGAAACATGTCCTAAATAATGTCCTAACATGTcctaatataatattttgttgttattgtcaCATAAGTGAGTAGGCACAAAAAGCTTGACCTCACTAGtgttctttttcattgtacaaacctttttaatttacgattttaatttcattgatcaaagatATACTATTAATTGCAAGGAACCCatactaacaagctttgctttccagtgggttccctttttttaatttctgtatattatatttttgtgttttgctttacattgtaacttttgttgaatttggaatgaaaaagaataaatacaaTCAATTTCAAACTTTCAGAGTGCGTTTTACAAAATTATAGAACAATTTAGAAATAAAACTTTCGGCATCAATATTGTGGTGGGTAAAGGAGGGAAGAAGAAGTTGCAAGGCAATCTCATTTTAGGAGATCACTGACTTGCTCCCCATTTAGATCTTGTTGATTTGCGAGGGAGCTTGTATATATTTATAGCACCCGAGCGAGAAACTTTTAATTTTAAAGCACTTGACGATGAATATTACATTATTCAATATACGCATATAGGGTCTACGTACGTTATATCTATTTTTCAGGTGGTCGTATTATTTTGGGGAGGGGCTTGAGCCCGAGATGGCGTCTGGTCGCCACATGTTAAAAAAGGTTATAAAAATGGGTAGGGAAGgaaaaagggagagaagaagaagaagagagagagagaaatggagagaaagaaagaacaccctaaaatctgaaattttaaattaacaattgaaaggttggaggagtgacaaccttttctttttcattttattttaaattcccTCCAATAGGGCATATATTTGCATAAACATTTTAACAATGATATAATTGACATAATACAAtgcatatcatacacacatagtgtaattttgaacaaagtaggcctataaagtGTGTTTCAAACAAAaagcataattttcataatttcgcACCCGAACATTTACACTTCTGAATTTGCTGGAATTACTTTTCATAGACATATTCGGtgttttttcagcattttataGAGTTTAACACTTTGTTTGAAAGAAACACCTGAAGACATTTTTAAAGCATATTGCAGATTTTTGCAATCATTCCATTAAAATTATGACACGTAATAATGCTAtgcatcatcataattattctcATATAGGACACAACATGATGATTGGGCGCAAAATCTCTAGAAAGTGGTCGCATCgagcgagcggaaaattttgacctgttttatattgaaaatctaattttgtggtattttttacacattattcagaaatgatatatttcacccgttccttttcttcatgtttctacctcattttctgtcttttatataccttgacccccccccccccccatacaccaCTGGGTAACtgcccctttctttcttttgcttttctAATCTTTTTATCTCTtaacttttatttctttcattccctTGTCACTTACCTTTTAATATTCGCATCGTTTCGATTCTGTGCCCTTTTTCCCCTTCAAATCCTCTACTGCCCCCTTTTCCTTATTGATTCCTCCGCTATTTGTTCTTTCCCATCATGGACCTAATACTATAGGTCCATGTTCTCATTGAGCgtttctgtttttcttcttcttgccAAATAGTTATCTCAtccattttttctctctttgcgCGTCATTCGTTATTATCAtgtcctcctttctttcctcatttgaAGCGTAGATACCATCTCATTTCTCGTTTACATTTTCTTTCCCATCCTCTTCCTTCCCTTTcacttttccttctctttcagTTCCAGTTTGTCCCTTTTTCCTACATTTCGTTCCCTTTAATACCTTTCCTGTTTCctcatgtttctttttttgttgtattttttaaattctctctcctttttcttatttgtttcaatttctcccctcccccactctctctcccttcctttcACATTTCCCGGTGGTTTGTAGATTTTCCAGTTGAAATCCACCGTGAGGGCAGTCAGGTATAGACAGACCTTTAGATACATTTGATAATAAAGACGGTTTGCGATACAGTCACAAAATACGCTATATTGTTTTAGTTGTCGTAACTGTTAgattatatttgaaattattcCATAAATAATATTTTCGACAACAGGtgcatatgaaaataaactaaCACAAATATAACATATTCTCTTTCATGAATAGTTTATTCTATCTTTTCACATTATCAAATTAGAATAGATAATCAGAATTTGAGAAGACACAATAGTATATATGTATTGGTAATTGGAAAAACGTAATTATacacatttttcatattttgaacaCATCGTTTTTACTCacatattaacaaaaaaataatggataTGGGAAAGCCTACATACTATTGGTACCAGATGTATTCTTAAATTACCAAATGAGAGTCACTGCCGTGTGTTTTACCCCCCATCCCaccaaatataaaatttaagaAATGTACTTCagtttaaataataatttgtgcATATCACATACGCAAATGACATTGCATGGTAACTGCTTGACTGTCATCTAAATCATTCAGTTGACGTTTGAGACACATTTTGTTGAAaacataaaagaaattaaatcacAAAATTCAAGGTCTATTTTCATTTCTACAAACTACAAATATACAAGGAATGGAAAGCTATAGGAAATATTCATACAAATCAATATATTCACAATTTCATTTATAAATGGCTTGCTCTAACCttgatatttgatttattttgaaatcacaaatatatacaatacattTCCCTGAGCAATTATATACAATCAATTTTACATGAATTAAacattgtgtttgtttttttcagaaATCCTGTTGAGTTCTATGATTGTACCGAACGAAAATTCATCTTTGCAGCTGCTTAAAAGGATGGAAGTTGCAGAATGATATACTAGTACATGATCGCAGCAAATGAATAAGATTCCCAAAGCATGATTTAAAGTCAAGGAGAAAAATACTTCCCTGACTTGGGACTTGTtaataaatatatcaaataggctaaagaaaaattttcatcatttttttagcATCTGACCCACAGTAAAGAAAGCCAGGATGTATGCTTTCACATGAATATGGAAATCCATACAATAGGGAGAATAACCTTTTTAAT
This genomic interval from Lytechinus pictus isolate F3 Inbred chromosome 3, Lp3.0, whole genome shotgun sequence contains the following:
- the LOC129256051 gene encoding NAD-dependent protein deacylase-like, translating into MAGAGLSVDSGIPDFVDIHKALPEIAHLDMNVFEISNDNIFLKDPTFAWGVYGKRMDDYRKASPHEGYYILLRWCLSKTGWWVYTSNIDQHFVRAGFPKDRVVECHRSLYEFQCAKPCCGDVWDGRDVTVDYDEATLAVNGDIPTCRHCGDAARPCTVLAVDGRWLGAYTRQQEERMDKQLADIPSHKSIVILEIGCGVQMRKI